In the Arachis hypogaea cultivar Tifrunner chromosome 20, arahy.Tifrunner.gnm2.J5K5, whole genome shotgun sequence genome, ACATGAAATAACGTTCCACAACTCCCTGCAACATTGTATATTTACAAGTTTCACCTTTTGCATCCATCAAACGTACCCTAAGGAATTAATGTGTCGTTTACTAAGTCCAACAGTCACACAAGATACCAAAACTAACTTCGAGTATACTCCGAAGGATAATAGACCTTAGCAAAGAAAGAAAAGCGGCAAGGACCGTATTCGCGAGAATTTGAAAGGAATTGTTGAAATCATAAGTAGACAAGGATAAACAAGAAACGAAGAATGTTGGAAAGAGGATCAACTGATAACTTTAAGGGTAACTCTTGAGTCGACGGGATTCGATAGGATCAATAAGATGAAAAACAACACAGTATTTTGAAACGAATTcaagatgaataaaaaatatgaggtttacagaagaagaATATCCAAACCAAAGACAAAGTTTATAGAACTCAAGAGTatggtttaaaaatattttcgaatacattgttcgtaaaaaaatagaaaacttaaggggaaatcatttcatgttctgaaagagaaaatgggtaacaaacatccttcaaaagattaataaaagtataaatgtagcattatttcAATATAAATTCAAGTGGAAATAGATTACACAAACTTTGTAAATGGAAGGATtaatttggctaagagctaaattgtattttctcttctttttcaagcaTGTATGAAAACTACAATCTTGTTGGAAGAAAACCTGACATAAAGTTTTACTcataaaagaaaagttgatgcattaCAATTGAACATGTTTAAATCACATACAGAAATTTTCAGAGTATAAAGTAAAGGAGTGTAGCCTGAATTGAAAGcgattttattaaaactttaataAACGGTTATATCGCCTTGGAACGAGTTCAAATCACATCAAAGAGAGGTACTGCTCAAGTAAAGCAATTCAAAGTCAAGGACAACTTTGCATaagaataaatcaaaacttgtttaaaaaggtttaaaataaaattccaataatatactTGAAGTTACAACTTTATAAAGATGTTCAATAATATTAAGATGCGCTAAAAAGGAAACTAATTCATTTTAAGAAAGGAACTTAAAGGATTTCGATTAGGATTCATAAAGCATGTCGCTCATAGAAACGAAAAGCTTAAAAAGAAACTCAGCAACTTAAAGAAGTTGATTCAAAActtaaatttcttaaaaaaaaactcACTAGGCACAGATTATCAAATGAGTTTCCAATTGGTCCAAAGGAATACAAAATGCGTCAGGAAAGATAACTTAATCAATGGAAAATTCTCaagaaaatctttgactaaagaaAGACAAATAAAAGGACAAATGGTGCATTAGATGGAAACGAATTCAAGTTGACTCGAATGAGCATGAGATTCATAAGAAATGAAAAACTAAGACTAATGGTGACGTTCAAAAAAGGTGAGAGagtaattaaaaacagaatcaaatatAACATTCTCAGAAATGAAAAGCTTAAGAAAGAAATTGGTTTATTCACAAGAAGAAAtatatgagtccaacattttttttttctagaagAACAATAATTGCATAAACAATATAGTATgctaaaccaaattcaaattaaaaataaaataggtgaAGTTTACCAAATAAAAACTAACTAGGAGGAGATAAAAACCTTTCTTTGAAAAATATCTAAGTATATAATCAAATAAGGATATTCGTAAAAATTGTAATAAAGttgctagaaaatcaaattgtatttaaagtatatatatatttccatAAATCAGTGAAGAAACAGGCGAGGTATTGGAAACAATTAgttttaaactgtataagaaTCTTTCAACGTTTATATAAAGTACATATCAAATTAAAAGCGGTTTTGTTAAGATTTAAAGAATGGCTGTAATTATCgtcaaataaggaaaaaaaactaaattacaaTTTGTTTACAAAGGACTCAAAATATGAACTTAAAAATGTGTATTGCATCAAAACAGATtcaaatgtatatataaaaaaaaaaatacatgattCAAGTGGAAGTGGCTAAATAAAGAAGCTAAATACACCAAGGGTTTTAAACAAGCATATGcagctagaatcaaacaagagCGTACGTGAACAAGAGAGTAGGATTGAAAGATAATTTGATCACTTTACAAGAAAAGTATCGCAGACAGGAACCATAGAGCATTCCAAGCAGGAATAAGATATGTAATATTCGCAGAGTTCAAGACACTTAACCGCGTAACTTTGAGAAATAAttcctaacgttcccaaaacccgcgactCATGATATTTATGACTCGCatatcgtctatgataacccattggtgcttccatatacataattcacagtgctaagccggccaaacttaataccaggaattatgcaatgcaagactaatggcattaatcaatagaccgtcatgtgcataaaactctaattctcgttattcaaacaagacctactacatgacagacTCTCAAAGTATGCAATTGTTgcataatcagtccattcccaaggctctacaggaaagaccgctctgataccacaatgtaacaccctcactatcagaagtcacgcttccggctgcgctactctgataacaagaagtattacgactactttacatactaaatattaaaataggagcctgtgactcaacactgtatcgctgatttcttagaAAACCGACAATAaacactttatcttaagaaaaatataaacaggcatagattcatatacaagactcattacataataattcataatataatatacatataaaacatacaattcctatccctcttacaaacttgtactaacaaagacgagggaagaaaataatctaattaatacaacatctTATAAAAACAAACGTAGTATatctcttcttaatgcttcttcatccggtaCCTGAAAAGGGTAAAACTGTAGggaggtgagaacctaaccacacggtctcaccacgaagtttcaaagttgtcataagaagatatttaataagaaaactgtttttaagctcagtgattatcattgccttatgaatcttttaaaccaataggaaatcgttcaaaactctttcaaagaaacaatgtttaatctttcagaaatctaaaatctttcctttcttataagaaaaatctcaatcagaaaccaaccatgcaatcaaacaacacagttATTAATTCAGCACTAAAGTTCATTCttaaatgtagcacgccaggacaaacacaggcaagacagacaaggaaagcacaagtaggtagcagttacagcaaatagttcaagtagcagttaagaacagtttagcaattaggcaaaccaaaacaagatcaaacccaagcaaagcatacaaatgcatatgatgcatgcctgtcctatggctgatgaggctcatctgtcggttatccagccaacccgacaagtttgaattgtccttagaccgtCCCCCGATgtacatccccaagagtctatgcatagctttttctcaaataatcaatattgctcaatgggggtaacattcccgggaatttgtatagtgcccggtcacacttacgtcgtagggtcaacatagtatcgagttttcaacctggtacacgtggtggcaagtcacggcacttaatccagggaacctcgtatctcagatatttcaaattcataagccacataaataattcattcatcattcatcaatatctaaatcattctcaatatcatcatcattcgtcaatccatatcccattttcaaattcattcaaaaatcatatttcaaatcaatcctcatcatccttctttccattaatcaataatctcaatccaaaacataattctttcttttctaaataaatcaatcttacatataatgtttaagaactaaatctttttaaacagttacttcaaacaaaacttccaattttataaaatttcggcagcatctcctctaaaactcggattctgccacccttttcgggtcccaaccaaaccaaaccaaacacctgtTAATCAGTTAAATCACTTCCAACAACCATTACAACACTCAACCCAATGAAATTACAAGATTCAGAATTCAATCAACCAATCCTATAAATTGCAATTTTAATCAACTTCAACCAACAGCAATCAGTTAATAATTAAGAATTCTCAGTCTTTTCtaaacagtttcaaaccaaaccgtCCCTCAAACCCTTTTtgattcattttccaaaatagcaaatcgTTCTCAATAAACAAACCGTTTTCAAATATTAAGTCTTTTCCAAATctgttttaaaatcaaattccgaTATTAAATCGGgttcaaatcaaatttcaacattcaatattttctaaaccaaatcgtttctaaaattaaattaaatgccaATACTAAATCTCTTCCAATAATTCAAGGAAAACCACTTTAACCACATCAATCAACTAGTTAGAATATTCAACTTCCTCATTTAGTCACTCAATCAATTGAACTAACAATCTCATTCATTCaaaacaactcaattcaattcataagactcacgaaatcacaaaaatgtattttacgcattaatatcgatttataacaactctggaaaataaaacaagtttaagaaaaacgcccctacctcaaaagtCGAAACCTTTAAGAGTTAACGCGTCAAGGGTCCCTTTTTAGTCTTAACTCGCGGCAGCAACCACGAGAAACGAAGAAGGTCGACACCGCAACAGCCTCTATTTTAATCATACAGTTTCCAGAACTCAACCCTAGCATATTAACATCATGAACTTCTCAATTTTATAGCAGAATAATAACGGTAAGAATTCCAAAGCTAGAATAGATTACCACAGTTAAAGAAAAATACCGCAATGGAGGGGCAGAAGCTCCGACAGCTACCTCAAGTGACGACAACAGCCCCAGGCTCCGATGATAGCAACTGTAAAAGCTCTGTAGTGACCACAATGTTCCAGGAATTCAGAAAAACGGAGATTAAAAACAAAACCCTTACTGACAGTGCGTTATTCGGCGGCAGAGGCAGCGGTGGTTCCCGGAACGGCGGTACACAGCGGAACGTCCTTTTCCTCCTCCGACAGTGACACCCACGGTGGCCACCTTCCTGTTCTTTCTCATTCCCGTTCGGGCTCACACTCCCGGCGAACCCAACGGCGGCAGCGGCGACTCAACAGCTCGGCAACGGAACCTCCATCATCAAAGACAGTTCGGCGGTGATGGCTTCGCGGTGAGGGCGTGACTAGGCGCGATGGCAGCGCACGGTTCCCTCCTtcgtgtctctctctctctcgcctcAGATCTGATCCGCGACGGCGGCTTCGAGGCAGGTTGGCGGCGACGCGTGGTGCAGTGGCGGTGATTTTCCCCTTGCACGGTGGTTCAGGCTGGATGGAAGGCAAACGGTGACGATGAAGCACGAAGATCTTCCAGCAGCGACTCAGGCTCAGCGACGCCTCTCTCACTCTCCGCGATGGTGGCGCGGTCCCTTCTGCTCCCTCAACTCCGTGCTCGCTCTCTTGAATCTCCCTCCCGACGGCATAGCGACGGCGACGGGCGGCGAGCAACTCGGCGGCGACAGGGAGGCCAACCGGTGCTGGCTcgtccctctctccctctccttctctGTTCTCCCTTCCCTctacttcccttttctttctttctttttttttttgttttctgttgtATTTACTGAAGGAAGGAACAAATATGGCGGCTAGGGTTTCGTTTTAGAATAAAGGAAAAATGTGTGTTGATTAGGGTTAAGGTTCGTATGTGGAATTGGGAATTTTAGGTTTAATTTgagcaaaataattttaataaaattgaagtataaagtattaatatttgaaaaactaatttaatctttaaaattactttaaaatattatttatggtaTAAAAGTACTAATTGATTCTCaataaattactctaattgaaaatacatggtaatataattaattttctttacctttgacttaaagtattaaatgatataaatataaAGCATCTAAAAtcgaatcatataaaattcttattatctcataactaccaactttataatttaaatataaaaaataattcaataattataaatttaaacaaaattctaatttaaatagccaaacatcattattttcaaatttctagaactttaaatcataaatGGAAAAATAATCCATAGgcatagagtttggataaaaactttaatttatttcaaatccgatcaattgcctttaattatttttattaagaataatttctgaaattaaaactataaataaatatataatttgggaTTAGTTCAAAATAGAACTTTTCAAAAGTATTGGGTCTTACAATCATGACCACATCATGGGATAAAACCATAGTCAGAAAGAGTGACAATAGAAAAGACAAGGTCACAGTTATAAACCGTGACTATAGAAAGGATAACGTCACGGTTATAACCCGCGACTATAGAAGAGCTAACCGTGACTTAGAAGGGTTAAGGTTACGGTTATAAAGTGTGACTATAGAATAACTAAAACTGTTTGTCTATTATAACATTTTTTACAAAGAAAAGGATCGTAACCTTTGCTTAAAAAATGTGACATTGTTTTTATGGTCATGGTAGTGTTAGCCACACTTGAAAACTGTATCATTTGCTCAAAAACAATGACCGTAGAGCAAAGACTACATTTTTTTTACTTATATGGCCACGGTTTTTAAATGTGATTTAAAGCCTAAAATGTTGTGGTGTTATTATTCAGTCACATGATAATATTATCTATATTTGGATGACATTAAGTTatatggaaaaaaataaaaaaaaaagtatttttgctaaattttttaagtaaaattaaaagtattaaaaaaataaaaatatattttgaagttacaattttttatttttttaaaagtttttttacttaaaaaatattttaatattaattaaattattataaccaaagataattaataaataaaaactttTATATAAGATatcaaaatatcaaattatttttatatttttaaaagttatttataTCCAATTTTTTTGTTGCTTACGATATTTCTCAACCCGATAGATCAATGATTAATCTGTCACATACCTACtttttatttaaagatttgttATTGGCTAATGAATTGCTGTATGCATAAGGTGAGATTCGAATCCACCGTTGACTAGACTGAGAATTCAGGTTTCTAGAAGGCGTGTTGTGTTATATTAGTCTATTTTCTAAATGATTCATACGTTTTAAGAGACTACAACTTGATATCACAAGACTCTTTAAGAGCTAAACAAATCGCGTATGTATCTTTTGAAAACCAAGTCACTAATTTGGTCGCACTAATTTaggtttttataaaaataaaattgaatattaTAGTATAGTTTCATGCCATAAGAATTTATTTAGCAGGAGTATGCGGAGACAAAGACCTCTATCTTCACCCTATGTTCCTATTCACTCGTCAGAGCGAGTTTCGATTAACATGAAAATTTGACAGATCTACATTTTCGTTCATGTAGCGATCAAATGTTTTAGTAGATACCCGATTTAGTGGTTTTTGATTTTCATCCCTAAACCAATTGTTGATTTTACATAGTGTGTTGTGTCAAATTATTGATCAAGCTAAGTTGTACATGTAGATGTACTGTAAGATTAATAAACTGGGTCTTCCATTATTAGTCTTCCAATAAAAATATAGTTCACTCTCTTTCCTCATATTTTTCACTTGAACTTCTATCCACCTTCCTTCAAAATTCTCTATTAAACTCAAATCCAAATACAAATGTCGTTTAATATACATTCATGTCTCACATGATCTCTCAGCTCTACTTGTCTTTCCTATCCAAATCGGTATTCAAATACGTATTTTTCGATGATACTAGATCTCACATTCAACTTCAACTTCAATTGTCGTCGTTGTTTTAGAGATTATCACAAGGGAAGagacagagaaaaagaagagcaatgaaaaaggaaggagaaaaaggaaaaagaagaagaaaagaagaaaaaagcaaAGGAAAAAGAAGTAGCTAAGAAGAAACAAgctaaggagaaagaaaaagaagaaaagaagaaaaaaagaaaggaaaagagaagcagCTAAGAAGAAACATGctatgaagaaagaaaagaagaaaaaaagaaagggaaatagAAGTTAAGAAGAAACATGCAACtgataagaaaaatgaagaaagaaggaaaagagaGATGGCAATATAAGCAGCTAAGAACAGACAAAGAAgaacatgagagagagagagaaaagccaAAATGTCCGtgcatatcaaaattaattattatgtatgtgtataaatatatattatatattaaaaatattatttatatattaaaattaattattatatatttgtatattaataaatattttatttaatttatttttaatatatattttatattttaatatattaatattaattttggtggttgattttagtatatatctaatatgattaattttatatttataactgatttagtggttaatttttttatatattatttaattttttttatatatttataattgatTTAGTGGTTAAAAATAAGCTAATTAGAGATAATAGAAGCAACACCTAAGAAGAgatggatttttattttaataaataaattagttataactattgaaaaaaataatttaaaaaatatttactgaGATAAATACCCCTCTCTTATCTCATTTATActgtaaataagataattttacacgtatcttgtttatactgtaaacgagatatgtggaGTTTTTCAATTTtcgtatatctcgtttacactgtaaacgagatatatgtttttataaataataaatataatttatgaaaataaaaaatattaataatttaaattggacaAAACTTAAAAATGGAACGTTTCAAATAGTAAAGAAGATGAACAATTTTAAATAATAGGAAAGATAAACTGTCCATTTTAAATGATAGAAAAGATGTACTGTCCATTGATATTATTAATACGATTACCTCTTTAAATGGAACATTTACACATAAGTGCACCATTGAACTACCTACTATTAATACAATTACCTtttttctaactacccattattaatactattatttttaactaacaaaatttttaaattttttatgtactctcttgagtattaatttttaaattcaaattatatattcaGATGACTCACGAGTATTTGGGTTTAGCGTTGAGCTGTGGTCCTTAGTTTTTGTGTCTTAGTTTTTAATCTATCATGCTTAGTTGCTTTATGTTATATGAGTTATGGACCCATTGTACTTTGTGTTACCTATGTTATATGAGTTATGCTAATAGTTTGTATGACTTATGTTAAAAATGACTTCGTGTTacatatattacatatattattATGTGTTCTAAATATTATGGTTTCCTCAACATAACATAAGACAATAGTTGCAAAAAGAACACATCGAACAACACAGTACATAAACTAAATAAAGTGAACTGAACTAGGAAATAGCTAACATACTCAAGTGCAAATACAAAACTAAAACAACTAAACCAACAACTACACATCGACCCCGGTCCCCGTGGTGACATTGCCCTGTGGATAGCTCTGACGTTTGTGTCCTGGTTGCCTGCACAGACAACATCTCTTGGGTCTGTTTGGATCAGCCTCATCCATACTAGTCCGAATCCTGGTGGTCCTAGGACGCCCCTCACTCGCACATCTCTTGGTGGGATCTAGTATGACTGTGGGTCCATCATACGGTGGCAAAAAATCCTCGGGGATGGGCAGGGTGAATCCTATCCGGTACACACTGAACACCGAGCTAAGATGATACACTTGGTGGACATACGACTGCCAAGTGAGTCGTTAATACGCACAACATGCTAAGGCATGAGAGCAACGATAATGAAGTGCCTGAAAATATCTGCAATCACATGTCTGAGCTATGAGTGACACTCTGTAACTACCAAGTGAGAATGACCCAGTAGGAGTGGTCTCCGAGACGGTGAACTCAGAATTATCTCTATCATAcaaagtcaccgtgaagcacctcgaCGTCTTCAGATTAGCCTCTATAGACTTCACTAGATGTTGACTGAACTGCTGTCCAGTTCCCAGCTGGGCCTCTGCCTCTCTCCCCTTGCGAACGAATAGCTCTGCCAACCTCCCGTAAGTGGCCTTCACTAGTGAGCACACCGGAAGGTTCCTGACCCCCTTCAGGATGGAATTAACACACTCGGAGATATTCATCGTCATGTGTCTGAATCTCCCACCCTCATCCCGATGCTGAGTCCACAACGAATAGTCAATCTTGTTAGCCCAGTCATACATGGCAGGGTCTTCAGACCGccagaatatcaaaccagtaatatAATTCCACCTCAGTCTTGGCAAACACTGCAATCACAAGAAGCCTCCTTGCATCCTTACCCGTAAAGGTGAGGGCAAAATTTGAGGCCACATGTCGAATACAGAATGTACGGTATGCAGCAGGTGGTAGCCAACCTCCGTCGGGAGCCTCAAGTGTAGCCTTGATACCGTTATGCCTATCTGATATCACCAGGATACACGATTGCGGGGTCACGTACTGGCGGAGATGGGATAGAAAAAATGACCAGGACTCCGCATTCTCACCCTCCAAGAGTGCAAATGCAACAGGCAGGATGCTGGAGTTCCCGTCTTGTGCAATCGCAACCAACAACGTACCTCCGTATTTACCGTACAAGTGGGTCCCGTCTATACTCACCAACGGCTTGCAATGTCGGGATGCCTCAATACATGGTGGGAACGTCCAGAAAAGCCAATGAAAATGGGCTTGCGAGCCGTCCACCTGACCCCCCCACTAGAACAGGACTCGTCCTCAGCGCTGCAACACTACCAGGCATCATCAGCTGCACACCTAAGACCCATCGCGGCAGCTCGTTGTATCACTCATCCCAATCTCCGTAAATATGGGCGACGGCCTTCTGCTTGGCCAACCAAACCCTCCTATAAGTCGACCGGAACCCAAAGTGTGCCTCCGTCGCATTCAGCAGTACCTTGATGCAAACGGATGCATAAgctctaaccattggcataatgaaggCCGAGATCACATGATAATCAAGACTCCTATGATCGCTCGAGATCGACGTCGTGAGACAAGTATGAGGTCCGTTGTATCGTTTTACCTCCCAAATACCCTTGCCCTGCCGGAGACTTAGcctaatcaaccatgtgcacccgttCCCAAATTCGGTACACTTCCCAACGTACCTGCGATAATCGGACTCCACCACTTTGTACTGTACCCCACGTCGGATGCTATATGTCTTCACGCTTAACATAGCCTCCCCTTTATCCTGAAACTGCTAACCAACCTGAAACTCTGTAAGACCTCCAGTACCCTGGGTATCTCTAGCACCAAATCCAGTGGGTTCCCCAGGAACCCCCTCCTGTCTCATGCcatccaagtccaaagatgaaaagtgCGGACGGTATTGGTGAGtcccagagctagaaccaccgccATCCCCAGCTGGATTACTCGCTGCAATGTCATCGCCACTATCATCAGTAATGAGGTCTGGCTccacatcatcatcgtcatcatcatccaaCAATGCATCACCCATACCAGCCGGTACTCCACGCTGTAAAAAAATCGGCACCTTATCCACGATAACAACCTCTCCGTCACCACTGCAGTTGAGATCAACGACGAATGACGGGGAGGCGACAGGCTCGTCCCGAGGTGCATTCACAGGCACGGACAAAGATGCACCAATAGGTCTCGAGCTAGAACCGGCTACCGTGCCTAGAGTTTGGGTATTCCGGTTCGAATCTCCCGAgctagataccacatcaaccaactttgccaaaaGCTTAGGTGTTCTGACCTTGGGAAACTGGCGACGACAATGGAACAGGACCTGCAAATTCACGTCATCTCTCAACACTGAGATCGGAATGCGATAGAATAACTTCTGAACCCGTTTCACGCCTTGCAGCCCAAGTTTCTGTATTATAGAATTCAAGAAGTCATCGAATCTCGTTGTAGGTCTCATAAAAATACTCAGAGGATctttatcagtgaacttcacaccagagCATGTTTTTCTCTTAATGGACCCTCTATAATGCACCAACactacaaaactctcctcactagccattttGTCTCACTCTAATGAGAGAAATTCACATTCACACCATATTTATACACGTCTGGGGCTTCATAATTCGAAACAGCCAATTTTgaattatatatgtataattcGAATTAGGGTGATTTGAACTACCCTATGTATAATTCGAATCAGTTCGGTTCGAACTACCTAGCATGCATAGTCCTTCATAATTCAAACAgccttgattcgaattactcctgTTTTTAGTTCGAGTtagattgattcgaattacatagagACATACTTTTGGATGATCCATGTCTCATTTTTGGGTTTGGTTGAATCATGTAATTTCTCCTCCCAACTGGCTTAATACTGCGATTTGCCCTCTAGATTATTATGGCAATATTAGACGAGAATTTGACACATAATTATAcataaatgttatattaaataCTGATTTTCATTTAGATTGTATTTTTTTCATAATCTGAATCATGTTAGAGCCTTGTCTttgaaatatttttcaatttccaaaaatttttgctgttttataatttttagagCATTCTAAAACTGTTCTATGGGAATAAGTCAATGATTATCATCTCTAATACCATCAAATATAGAagatttattcaataaaaatattatttgatacgATATTATATTAAGAGATAGAGAAAATTAGATAAAAGTCagagagaataaataaaaatttctagaattagaaaaaaattaaaattttttaattacatcatgTTTATTATCTAcactattatattatatttgtatttatagCATAGGAAGCATTTCAAGTGCTCCACCGTTCTTTAATAGAAGTTTAATACTCCAGGTACGAATAAATGGTAAGTTTGGCACTTGTCCTGTAGTGTGGATGTAAATGACTATTGTATCCCCAAACTcaaaaagaagaaatagtaaGAGACAGCTGCTATAGGACAAAGATCTAGAGTACTGTTTGTGCTTGAATGTTTAGTTTTGCAGGAGAAAATAATTCCAAATCAAATGTAAATGCTACtactagaaaaagaaaaataatttcttttt is a window encoding:
- the LOC140182989 gene encoding uncharacterized protein, translating into MYDWANKIDYSLWTQHRDEGGRFRHMTMNISECVNSILKGVRNLPVCSLVKATYGRLAELFVRKGREAEAQLGTGQQFSQHLVKSIEANLKTSRCFTVTLYDRDNSEFTVSETTPTGSFSLGSYRVSLIAQTCDCRYFQALHYRCSHALACCAY